The bacterium genomic interval GATTTACTTTGATGGAGTGGAAAAAGGTAAAAAGAAAATAGCCCTCTATCGTTGCAGCATCAAAAATAAGAACTTGTCTTGCGAAAAGGTACTTGAGCAAGTTGGTAATTATAAGGTATTGCCTAATGGAGATATTATTATCACAGAAACAAAAGACTGTATAAAGTATATCACTTTGGGGCAAGGCGATGGGAAATGTATAGCAGAGAAAGGGGATGCAACTCTTATCGGCATTAGAGGGATTTCGCCGGATGGGAAATGGTTGGCATTTGTGCGAGAGAAAAAAATACCAAAGGGCACTTTCTTTGAAAAAGAAAGCAACTTATATATTCTTAAACTTACAAACCAATAAAGGAGGTAAAAAGCCGTGGATTTTTATGCACCCATTAGTGGTCAAGTGACAATAACCAGTTTTTATGGGCCGAGGGGATGTTCGTAAGGGTAGTAAATTTCATAGAGGCATTGATTTAGTGCCAAAAGAAGGGCAGGCGCTAGGGACGTCAGTAGTTGCTTCGGCTCAAGGGGAAGTTGTTAGTGTTATTACTAATAATGCAACATATGGGAATATGGTTGTGATAAAACACGCAGTAGAAACAATAGATGGAAGAACATATTACTATTATAGTTTATATGCGCATTTACAAGATAACTCCATCAATGTTCAGATAGGGCAACAAATAGCAGCGGGTGAGCAACTTGGTACAATTGGCAATACTGGGACTTCATTAGGCCCGCATCTTCATTTTGAAATAATAAAGTCAGAAACTGATCTGCAATGGAATTCTGGAGATGGTGTGAATACTAACGTAAGCGGATCAGAAGGCAGAATAAATCCCACTGAATTTCTAAACTATTATAACGATGCTTGTTGGATTGACTCTCGTAATCTCGGTATCTTTTTTGAGAATAAATTTGAACTTTCAAAGCAAGAATTCACCACCATTGCTGCTACACCAGTCTCCCCCATTGTTCTGGATTTGGATGGGGATGGGGTGGAGACGACCGCTGTGGGAGAGGGGGCCTATTTTGACCAGGACGGCAATGGGTTTGCTGAACAGACAGGCTGGGCAGGGGCTGATGATGGAATACTTGTAAGGGACATAAATGGAAATGGCGCCATAGATGACGGCAAAGAGTTATTCGGTGATCAAACCTTATTGGGTGATGGCACTAGGGCCAGTAACGGTTTTCAGGCATTGGCTGATCTGGATGATAATTTAGATGGTAAGATAGATGCCGGTGATGCCGCTTGGGCCAGCCTGAAGATATGGCAGGATGTGGATGGAGATGGTTTTAGCGCTGCTGATGAGTTCCACAGCCTGGATGAACTCGGAGTTCAGTCTATCAATACAGGTTACGTCGATTCCACTTTTATAGATGCCCAGGGTAATGAACATCGTCAGGTGGGCAGTTTCACCAAGACAGACGGGACAATAGGAACGGCAACAGATGTCTGGTTCCAGTC includes:
- a CDS encoding M23 family metallopeptidase, which gives rise to MGRGDVRKGSKFHRGIDLVPKEGQALGTSVVASAQGEVVSVITNNATYGNMVVIKHAVETIDGRTYYYYSLYAHLQDNSINVQIGQQIAAGEQLGTIGNTGTSLGPHLHFEIIKSETDLQWNSGDGVNTNVSGSEGRINPTEFLNYYNDACWIDSRNLGIFFENKFELSKQEFTTIAATPVSPIVLDLDGDGVETTAVGEGAYFDQDGNGFAEQTGWAGADDGILVRDINGNGAIDDGKELFGDQTLLGDGTRASNGFQALADLDDNLDGKIDAGDAAWASLKIWQDVDGDGFSAADEFHSLDELGVQSINTGYVDSTFIDAQGNEHRQVGSFTKTDGTIGTATDVWFQSDKAYTIATEWLDVPEDIAALPDLQGYGNVYDLHQVMVRDARIGR